The nucleotide window TGAACCAGCTCAGGGGGCTGTAACCCCAAGCGTTATCGCGTCCAGGAGGAGCATCGTCCGGATCGAATGCCTGCACTGGCAGTAACTCGATCGTGGTCACACCAAGGTCCTTGAGATAAGGAATCTTGTCGATCACGCCCAGAAGGGTGCCGCGTCGTTCCGGCGCGACTCCGCTGTCGCTGCGGCGGGTGAAGCCACCCACGTGCATCTCGTAGATCACCGTCTGCTGCCAGTCGTGGCGTGGCCTCGGGTGGGCATCGAAGTCGAACGCATCGCGTTCGCACACCACACCCTTTAAGCAGCAGTCCGTGTTCGGCGAGGCTCCAGTCGCCATCTCTCGCTGGTAAACCGACCAACCATCGATCCCCCGGGCGCATGGATCCAGAAGAACTTTGGCCGGCCGGAAGCCGTGACCTCCCGGTGCGAGTGGTCCGAATACCCGGTAGCCGTAAAGGCAGCCGGCCTTCAGGCCTTCTACCTCCGCATGCCAGTAGTCGCCCGATCGATGGGTGTGTACATCTAGATCGATGATCCGATCAGGGCTTGGGGCGTCTCCACTGCTGAAGATCAGCAACTCCACTCGGTTGGCCTGGGGAGCTGCCACCGAAAAGTTCACCCCCCTTGGGGTGATGGTGCTGCCCAGTGGCCAAGGTCTGCCTCTCAGGATTGCGCTCACGGAACCGCCCGCCGGCCGCAGGACGCACTGGTTTCAAAGTAGTGGTAACTCCGGGGAAGCACCGTGACTGTGTTGACGTCCGCCCTTGAACCTGGTCGCCCACCGCAGCGCATCCGGCCTGATCTCTGGTTGTTCCCTCCCAATCGCGACTGCCTGGGTGGCTCCTCCTGGTGGCTGGACGTGTCTCCTGAGCCAGTGCTGATCGACTGCCCCCCACTCACCGAGGCCACGCTCACGGCTTTGCAAGACCTTGCAGAAGGCCGTCAAGCCCGCATCCTGCTGACCAGCCGAGAAGGACATGGCCGCCTGCGCCGCCTGCAGGAACGCCTCGGTTGGCCGGTGCTTGTTCAGGAGCAGGAGGCCTACCTCCTGCCTGGGGTACAGAACCTCACAACCTTCGGAGACACCATGTCCACCGCGTCGGGGCTGCACCTGCTCTGGACTCCGGGGCCGACTCCGGGCCATGCCGTTGTGTATGCACCACCCCCGGTGAATGTGCTCTTCTGCGGACGCTTGCTGGTGCCTGTTGCCGTCGACTGCCTAGCCCCGCTGCAGCACAGACGCACTTTCCATTGGCCCAGGCAGCAGCGCAGCCTGCGCTGTCTTCGCGAGTGGCTTCCTTCAGAAGCTTCTCCAGCACTGGCGTCTGGGGCTGGGCTCGGGGCCCTGCGCGGGGGGCGTCTGGCTCCGTTCAGCAGCTGGGTTCCCGTTGCATCGGGTACAGAACCTCAAACCTGAATTGTTGGAATTTTCAGGGGAAGCATTGCGGCGCGGTGTTTTTCGGTTGCCGCGCCGCTCGGACCTCCATACGATTAGCGCGCTCAGGGAAGCCGTGCGGATGTCGATCTCCGCATCATCGATCCAATTGCTTCCGCAACTTTCCTCTCCTCCTCCCTCATGAACAAAGCCGATCTCGTCAACCTTGTTGCTGCCCGGACAGAGCTCACCAAAACCGATGTATCCCTGGTGGTTGATGCAGCGATTGAAACGATCATCGACTCCGTCGTGGAAGGCAAAAAAGTGTCGATCCTTGGTTTCGGTTCCTTTGAGCCTCGTGAGCGCTCCGCCCGTCAGGGCCTGAATCCCAAGACCGGCGAAAAGATCAAGATTCCCGCGAAGCGAGTTCCTGCTTTCACCGCCGGCAAGATGTTCAAAGACCGCGTTCAGGGCTGATCAGGTCCTAACTGATGGCATGACGTGGTCCTGCGGGACTACTGACTGGTTGTGATGTCTCCGGATCACCTTGAGGCCCTGTTGAATCAGGGCCAGCGGCTCCGGAAACAAAGGGTTTGCGGGCGTTTCGCTCCCACTCCCTCCGGTCCTTTGCATCTTGGAAATCTGCGCACAGCGCTGTTGTCCTGGTTGCAGGTTCGCCTGAAACGAGGGCAGTGGTTACTAAGAATTGATGACCTTGATCCGCCGCGTGTCCGCCCAGGAGCGACGGATTCCGCCCTCGATGACCTCCGGTGGCTTGGCCTCCACTGGGATGGTGATGTGATCTTTCAGAGCCAACGACTGGGGATTTACAGCTCCTTTCTGTCGGCTATGCGAAGGGAGGGTCTGTTGTATGCCTGCCGCTGCACCCGCAAGCAATTAGCGGGGATTGATATCTATCCAGGCACCTGCCGTCAGCGCGCGCTCGGTTGGGGGATTGAAGGTGGACGCCTTCCATCCTGGAGGCTCATGGTGCCTGACTCCTTCGCGTCATCCTGCGGTGATCCGGTGGTGCGCCGTGCGGATGGTTTTGTGGCTTATCACCTGGCCACGGTGGTGGATGAACTCACCCTTGGCATTACGGATGTGGTGCGCGGAGACGATCTGGTCTCTGCCTGTTCGGCGCATCAGGCTGTGGCCGCAGTGCTGGGTCAGCCATCGCCCACTTACCACCATGTGCCCCTGCTCCTGACGGATGGCGGGTTGAAACTGTCCAAGCGAGACCAGGCCAGTGGTGCAGCTCCCCTGAGAGCCCTTGGCTGGGAACCGGAACAGCTGGTGGGTCATCTGGCCGCATCCCTGGATTTGGTCCCCTCAGGAACTTGTGTGTCAGCGGTTGACCTGCTCGAGAGCCTGCGGATGCGGCCACGCGTTTTTTGGGGTCTG belongs to Synechococcus sp. WH 7805 and includes:
- the gluQRS gene encoding tRNA glutamyl-Q(34) synthetase GluQRS, with the translated sequence MSPDHLEALLNQGQRLRKQRVCGRFAPTPSGPLHLGNLRTALLSWLQVRLKRGQWLLRIDDLDPPRVRPGATDSALDDLRWLGLHWDGDVIFQSQRLGIYSSFLSAMRREGLLYACRCTRKQLAGIDIYPGTCRQRALGWGIEGGRLPSWRLMVPDSFASSCGDPVVRRADGFVAYHLATVVDELTLGITDVVRGDDLVSACSAHQAVAAVLGQPSPTYHHVPLLLTDGGLKLSKRDQASGAAPLRALGWEPEQLVGHLAASLDLVPSGTCVSAVDLLESLRMRPRVFWGLLQQVAGS
- a CDS encoding HU family DNA-binding protein, whose product is MNKADLVNLVAARTELTKTDVSLVVDAAIETIIDSVVEGKKVSILGFGSFEPRERSARQGLNPKTGEKIKIPAKRVPAFTAGKMFKDRVQG
- a CDS encoding MBL fold metallo-hydrolase; the protein is MTVLTSALEPGRPPQRIRPDLWLFPPNRDCLGGSSWWLDVSPEPVLIDCPPLTEATLTALQDLAEGRQARILLTSREGHGRLRRLQERLGWPVLVQEQEAYLLPGVQNLTTFGDTMSTASGLHLLWTPGPTPGHAVVYAPPPVNVLFCGRLLVPVAVDCLAPLQHRRTFHWPRQQRSLRCLREWLPSEASPALASGAGLGALRGGRLAPFSSWVPVASGTEPQT